A single genomic interval of Granulicella tundricola MP5ACTX9 harbors:
- a CDS encoding Na+/H+ antiporter, producing MSPADNLHAFQLVFLLLLIFVAAFTLLARRLNIAYPIVLVVAGLLISFVPHIPVVPLNANLIFLIFLPPLLFSSAYATSWRELRANGLSIGFLAFGLVAFTVFAVAEFSDRFITALDFKSGFILGAVVAATDAIAATSIASSLGLPRRVVDILEGESLLNDATALLALEFGLQMLLDGTTPTVSHALVRLLWLTVAGSAIGFVIGFLVAKLNDVIDDGPIQIVISLITPYAAYLAGESVHASGVFAVVAAGLYISRQHATIFSPQVRIQLHSVWDALTFLLNGVVFALIGLQLPVIMGFMHPNYTWPQLLGYGAIFSLILIALRLIWVFPVAWIAHQIDLRISRHPNPTPNPKSVFIIGWTGMRGVISLAAAISLPQTLGDGRPFTTRSLILFLTFSVILVTLVLQGLTLPPLIRALKLSTPHRTDEEEYEARRTSLNAAIAYLEQDQASQGDRFAHIYEDLIHRYRHRLAAVGGPTEDDPNHRLDGATYERLRHIAAGAIHAERNTMITLRNQGHLSDEALRKMEHELDLQQSRYEAAND from the coding sequence ATGTCCCCAGCAGATAATCTTCACGCCTTCCAACTCGTCTTCCTGCTGCTGCTGATCTTTGTGGCGGCCTTCACGCTGCTGGCCCGGCGGCTGAACATCGCTTACCCCATCGTTCTCGTGGTGGCCGGACTTCTGATCAGCTTTGTCCCGCACATCCCCGTGGTGCCGCTCAACGCTAACCTTATCTTTCTCATCTTTCTGCCGCCGCTGCTCTTCTCCTCCGCCTACGCGACCTCGTGGCGGGAGTTGCGCGCCAACGGCCTGAGCATCGGCTTCCTGGCCTTCGGTCTGGTTGCGTTCACGGTCTTCGCGGTGGCCGAGTTCTCCGACCGCTTCATCACTGCGCTGGACTTCAAATCCGGCTTCATCCTCGGCGCCGTCGTCGCCGCCACCGATGCGATTGCGGCGACCTCCATCGCCAGCTCGCTCGGCCTGCCGCGGCGGGTCGTAGACATCCTGGAAGGCGAGTCGCTGCTCAACGACGCCACCGCGCTGCTTGCGCTGGAGTTCGGGCTGCAGATGCTGCTGGACGGCACCACCCCAACCGTCAGCCACGCTCTCGTCCGTCTCCTCTGGCTTACCGTTGCCGGTTCGGCCATCGGATTCGTCATCGGCTTCCTCGTCGCCAAACTGAACGACGTTATCGACGACGGGCCCATCCAAATCGTCATCTCCCTGATCACGCCTTACGCGGCCTATCTCGCCGGCGAGTCCGTGCATGCGTCGGGAGTCTTCGCGGTGGTGGCGGCCGGACTTTATATCAGCCGCCAGCATGCCACCATCTTCAGTCCGCAGGTACGGATCCAGTTGCACAGCGTTTGGGATGCCCTGACCTTCCTGCTCAATGGAGTCGTCTTCGCGCTGATCGGCCTGCAACTGCCGGTCATCATGGGCTTCATGCACCCGAACTATACGTGGCCGCAGCTTCTGGGCTACGGTGCAATCTTCAGTCTCATCCTGATCGCACTGCGGCTTATCTGGGTGTTTCCGGTCGCGTGGATTGCACACCAGATCGATCTGCGCATCTCCAGACATCCCAACCCGACGCCCAACCCCAAGAGCGTCTTCATCATCGGCTGGACGGGCATGCGCGGCGTCATCTCGCTGGCCGCCGCGATCTCCCTGCCGCAGACGCTGGGCGACGGCAGGCCCTTCACGACGCGCAGCCTGATTCTCTTCCTCACCTTCTCCGTCATCCTGGTCACGCTTGTGCTGCAAGGGCTCACGCTTCCTCCACTCATCCGGGCGCTCAAGCTCTCCACACCCCACCGCACGGATGAAGAGGAGTACGAAGCGCGGCGCACCTCCCTCAATGCCGCCATCGCTTATCTCGAGCAGGATCAGGCGTCACAGGGCGACCGCTTTGCGCATATCTATGAAGATCTGATTCACCGGTATCGGCACCGCCTGGCGGCTGTAGGGGGCCCCACCGAAGACGACCCGAATCACCGGCTCGACGGCGCAACCTACGAGCGTCTTCGCCACATAGCCGCCGGAGCGATCCACGCTGAACGCAACACCATGATCACGCTCCGGAACCAGGGCCACCTGTCCGACGAAGCCCTCCGCAAGATGGAGCACGAACTGGACCTGCAGCAGAGCCGCTACGAAGCAGCCAACGACTAG
- a CDS encoding M61 family metallopeptidase, whose protein sequence is MKVGIAAVSAFVMGAGLAWGQGAPITLSVDLRDAPKKILHATETIPVQPGAMTLAYPKWIPGEHMPSGPIDDQAGFLITGNGQPIRWERDPIDMFAYHLTVPAGVTSLTVKMDFLATPNGGSFTAGGSTSANLAVLSWNTLVVYPYSGPTMKASDVMIAPSVTLPEGWHYGTALEPTGGGNSAPGDQVGFKTVSLEQLIDSPVLTGRFFKEIPLAPEVTPKHYLDIVADGPEDLAINQAHIDDFSKLVRETGALYQSRHFTAYHFLVTLSDETLHFGLEHHQSSDDRIPPDTFTNDHTFVEAGDLLPHEFTHSWNGKYRRPAGLATPNYQVPMVGDGLWVYEGLTEYLGDVLAARCGIWTPEQFRDRLAEIAAKYDNRPGRTWRDLQDTARMAQVLYTVGGPYDNWRLGTDFYEEGELVWLDVDTTIRSKTNGRKTLNDFVAAFHGLGGNTGPKVVPYTFEDVVAGLNAVVPMDWAGFLNERLHMLQAAAPLGGITNGGYKLVYKDKMSAWSEASGGVDFWYSLGLHVSGKGQIRDVLVGGLGDKAGFGPGMTIVAVNGRAFSTPVLRAAIVDAKESQAPTEFIVENTGFYKVIKMDYHQGEKFPVFERVSGVPDRLDEILKPMVK, encoded by the coding sequence ATGAAGGTTGGAATTGCGGCGGTATCGGCTTTTGTGATGGGTGCTGGATTGGCTTGGGGGCAGGGTGCTCCAATCACGTTGAGTGTGGATCTGCGGGATGCACCGAAGAAGATTCTGCACGCAACCGAAACGATTCCTGTGCAGCCCGGCGCGATGACGCTCGCCTATCCAAAGTGGATTCCCGGCGAGCATATGCCCAGTGGGCCGATCGACGACCAGGCAGGTTTTCTCATTACCGGAAACGGCCAGCCGATCCGGTGGGAGCGCGATCCCATCGATATGTTTGCCTATCACCTGACGGTGCCTGCAGGTGTGACGTCGCTCACGGTGAAGATGGACTTTCTGGCTACTCCGAACGGCGGCAGCTTCACCGCGGGTGGCTCGACGAGCGCGAATCTCGCAGTCCTGAGCTGGAACACCCTGGTCGTCTATCCCTACAGCGGCCCCACAATGAAGGCGAGCGATGTGATGATCGCACCAAGCGTAACCCTGCCGGAGGGTTGGCACTATGGGACGGCACTGGAGCCCACAGGCGGCGGCAACAGCGCGCCCGGCGATCAGGTCGGCTTCAAGACGGTGTCGCTCGAGCAGTTGATCGATTCACCCGTGCTGACGGGCCGCTTCTTCAAGGAGATTCCGCTGGCTCCTGAGGTCACGCCCAAGCACTATCTCGACATCGTGGCCGATGGTCCGGAGGACCTCGCGATCAACCAGGCGCATATCGATGACTTCAGCAAGCTGGTGCGGGAGACGGGTGCGCTGTATCAGAGCCGTCACTTCACGGCCTATCACTTCCTGGTGACGTTGAGCGATGAGACCCTGCACTTTGGGCTGGAGCATCATCAGTCCTCAGACGACCGCATTCCGCCCGACACCTTCACCAACGACCATACATTCGTTGAGGCGGGCGACCTGCTGCCGCACGAGTTCACGCATAGCTGGAACGGAAAGTATCGTCGGCCCGCCGGCCTCGCCACACCCAACTACCAGGTGCCGATGGTGGGCGATGGCCTTTGGGTCTATGAGGGGCTGACGGAGTATCTGGGAGATGTGCTCGCGGCTCGCTGCGGCATCTGGACGCCAGAGCAGTTCCGCGATCGCCTCGCAGAGATCGCCGCAAAGTATGACAACCGTCCCGGCCGCACCTGGCGCGACCTGCAGGACACGGCCCGCATGGCGCAGGTGCTCTATACCGTCGGCGGCCCGTACGACAACTGGCGTCTGGGCACGGACTTCTATGAAGAGGGCGAGCTCGTCTGGCTGGATGTCGACACCACCATCCGCAGCAAGACCAACGGCAGGAAGACCCTGAACGACTTTGTCGCGGCCTTCCATGGCCTGGGCGGGAACACGGGGCCGAAGGTGGTGCCGTACACCTTTGAGGATGTGGTCGCCGGCTTGAACGCTGTCGTCCCCATGGACTGGGCCGGCTTCCTGAACGAGCGCCTCCACATGCTGCAGGCCGCGGCTCCGCTGGGCGGCATCACCAACGGCGGCTACAAGCTCGTCTACAAGGACAAGATGAGCGCATGGTCTGAGGCTTCGGGCGGCGTGGACTTCTGGTATTCGCTGGGGCTGCATGTCAGCGGCAAGGGCCAGATACGCGATGTACTGGTCGGCGGCCTCGGTGATAAGGCTGGCTTCGGCCCGGGTATGACGATCGTCGCGGTCAACGGACGCGCGTTCTCCACCCCGGTCCTGCGCGCGGCAATCGTCGATGCCAAGGAGTCGCAGGCACCAACGGAGTTCATCGTGGAGAACACGGGCTTCTACAAGGTGATCAAGATGGACTATCACCAGGGAGAGAAGTTCCCCGTGTTCGAGCGGGTGAGCGGAGTGCCGGATCGGCTGGATGAAATCCTGAAGCCGATGGTGAAATAA
- a CDS encoding M28 family metallopeptidase, producing MNVSRLLKAAAAAAFFASTLFAQSTDAERGQQWWHHVQVLADDSMKGRLTGSDDYLRAAAYVVEQFKSYGLQPAGLSVNGKAGFYQPVHFDVQRVIAAKSSLALVEKGTTTPLTLGQDAILGTRSPQPKTITAPLVFIGYGLHLPESHYDDFDSSELPMSGLKGKIVVYLNGGPGDLPTALKSFARTSPFAKALRDAGAVGTISIPTPKSMDFGWERVASSASQPGMRLAEDPQAAKVAALHPALADEHGQMFSATFNPAQAEKLFAGTGYTFADLLALADAQKPLPRFALNKSITATVATEVTQVVSPNIVAKLAGSDPKLAADYVLVSAHLDHLGVGEPIHGKTIYTGAMDDASGVASVLEVARSFAANPTRPKRSMLFVIFTAEEKGLLGSRYFAGHPTVPEQDITADFNLDMFMPIFALKKLHVQGLEQSTLQEQAKTVGAAHNIQIAVDPEPDRNSFIRTDQYSFVQAGVPALAFKFGWTAGSPEYKAWRAWLAQRYHSTDDDLKQPVDYAAAAQFNAYLADLARTVANDPTTPHYLDTSFFKRFENKK from the coding sequence ATGAACGTATCCCGGCTCCTCAAAGCCGCAGCCGCCGCAGCCTTCTTCGCCTCCACCCTCTTCGCCCAGTCCACCGACGCGGAGCGCGGCCAGCAATGGTGGCATCACGTCCAGGTTCTCGCGGACGATTCCATGAAGGGGCGACTGACCGGCTCAGACGATTATCTGCGCGCTGCCGCGTATGTGGTGGAGCAGTTCAAGTCTTACGGACTTCAGCCTGCGGGGCTCTCAGTCAATGGCAAGGCCGGGTTCTATCAGCCTGTCCACTTCGATGTGCAGCGGGTGATCGCCGCCAAGTCTTCGCTTGCGCTCGTCGAGAAAGGGACTACGACGCCGCTTACTCTGGGGCAGGATGCGATCCTCGGGACTCGGTCTCCGCAGCCTAAGACGATTACGGCGCCGCTGGTGTTTATTGGGTACGGGCTGCATCTGCCGGAGTCTCATTACGACGACTTCGACTCGTCCGAGCTTCCGATGTCTGGGCTTAAGGGCAAGATCGTCGTCTACCTCAACGGTGGGCCAGGCGATCTTCCCACGGCGCTCAAATCTTTTGCACGCACCAGCCCCTTTGCGAAGGCGCTGCGGGATGCGGGGGCAGTGGGCACCATTTCGATTCCTACGCCGAAGTCCATGGACTTTGGTTGGGAGCGTGTGGCTTCGAGCGCGTCCCAGCCTGGGATGCGGCTTGCGGAAGACCCGCAGGCGGCGAAGGTTGCGGCGCTGCATCCGGCGCTCGCAGACGAGCACGGCCAGATGTTCTCCGCCACCTTCAACCCCGCGCAGGCGGAGAAGCTCTTCGCCGGGACGGGGTATACGTTTGCGGATCTGCTGGCGCTCGCCGATGCGCAGAAACCGCTGCCGCGGTTTGCGCTGAACAAGTCGATTACGGCGACTGTCGCGACGGAGGTGACGCAGGTTGTTTCGCCGAATATCGTGGCGAAGCTCGCGGGGTCCGACCCGAAGCTTGCTGCTGATTATGTGCTCGTGTCTGCGCATCTCGACCACCTTGGCGTAGGCGAACCTATCCACGGCAAGACCATCTACACCGGGGCGATGGATGATGCGTCGGGCGTGGCGAGCGTGCTTGAAGTGGCGCGGTCGTTTGCGGCGAATCCCACGCGTCCGAAACGCTCTATGCTCTTCGTCATCTTTACCGCGGAAGAGAAGGGGCTGCTGGGCTCGCGGTACTTTGCCGGCCACCCCACCGTGCCTGAGCAGGACATCACTGCAGACTTCAACCTGGATATGTTCATGCCGATCTTTGCGCTGAAGAAGCTGCATGTGCAGGGGCTCGAACAGTCCACGCTGCAGGAGCAGGCGAAGACCGTCGGGGCGGCGCATAACATCCAGATTGCCGTGGACCCGGAGCCCGACCGCAACTCCTTCATCCGCACCGATCAGTACAGCTTCGTGCAGGCCGGCGTTCCGGCGCTGGCGTTCAAGTTTGGCTGGACCGCCGGCTCACCCGAGTACAAGGCTTGGCGTGCGTGGCTGGCGCAGCGGTATCACTCGACAGACGACGATCTCAAGCAGCCGGTGGATTACGCCGCGGCCGCACAGTTCAACGCCTACCTCGCGGACCTGGCACGCACTGTAGCCAACGACCCAACAACCCCGCACTATCTGGATACCAGCTTCTTCAAACGCTTCGAAAACAAAAAATAG
- a CDS encoding YihY/virulence factor BrkB family protein: MSPTPGNTSAKLDPSHSDAAPVDPKDHRVGATHPLEQHIWDRVSSTPLHNLWDFQGASPLAIAKRTFHSFNEDNLLSRAAELGYYFLFALFPTLITASAILGLVVRNSTLYLKLLNYLALVVPADAFKLVLETFTQTTTHSSGSKLIFGLAAGLWSASVGFSAIQDTLNIVYKVKETRPYWKVKGAAILVTVLLSIIVILILGSMFTGSFVAHWLYTHIAQHQLALAVNVIVRFIAWSCAALLCVLLFAVIYYFAPDVKNKHWRWFTPGAAVGIGGWVLASVILRVYLHYFNSYSVTYGSLGAVIILLTWFYMTGLMLLTGAEMNSEIEAAAAECCLKAEGKIPEQATTDASAPIRKSA, from the coding sequence ATGAGCCCAACGCCCGGCAACACCTCAGCCAAGCTGGACCCTTCGCACAGCGACGCCGCACCGGTAGACCCTAAAGATCACCGCGTGGGAGCGACCCATCCGCTGGAGCAGCACATCTGGGACCGCGTCTCGTCCACGCCGCTGCATAATCTTTGGGACTTTCAGGGTGCCTCGCCGCTCGCCATCGCCAAGCGCACCTTCCACTCGTTCAATGAGGACAACCTTCTCTCTCGCGCGGCGGAGCTGGGCTACTACTTTCTCTTTGCACTCTTTCCGACGCTCATTACTGCATCTGCCATCCTTGGCCTGGTTGTCCGTAACAGCACGCTGTACCTCAAACTGCTGAACTACCTTGCCCTGGTGGTTCCGGCCGATGCGTTCAAGCTGGTGCTCGAGACCTTCACGCAGACGACGACGCACTCCTCCGGGAGCAAGCTGATCTTTGGTCTGGCCGCTGGGCTGTGGTCTGCGTCGGTGGGCTTCTCAGCGATTCAGGACACGCTTAACATCGTCTATAAGGTCAAGGAGACACGGCCTTACTGGAAGGTCAAAGGTGCGGCGATCCTGGTGACTGTGCTGCTGTCGATCATCGTCATCCTGATCCTTGGCAGCATGTTTACCGGCTCCTTTGTCGCTCATTGGCTGTATACCCACATCGCGCAGCATCAACTGGCGCTGGCTGTGAACGTGATCGTCCGGTTCATCGCGTGGAGCTGCGCGGCCCTGCTGTGTGTGCTGCTGTTTGCCGTGATCTACTACTTCGCGCCGGATGTGAAGAACAAGCATTGGCGCTGGTTTACGCCGGGGGCTGCGGTGGGGATCGGCGGCTGGGTTCTGGCGTCTGTCATTCTGCGTGTCTATCTTCACTACTTCAATAGCTACTCGGTGACTTATGGGTCGCTGGGCGCGGTGATTATTTTGTTGACCTGGTTTTATATGACGGGGCTGATGCTGCTGACGGGTGCGGAGATGAACTCGGAGATTGAAGCGGCGGCGGCGGAGTGCTGCCTCAAGGCGGAAGGTAAGATTCCGGAGCAGGCGACGACGGACGCATCCGCGCCTATCAGGAAATCAGCCTGA
- a CDS encoding MBL fold metallo-hydrolase, whose translation MRKIAQLWKLVQESHAEPLKGEAGKPIALQQGQAGAMFLGHSSFLLGIGGKNVLVDPVFATRLVLLRRQRRAGVEIEDLPAIDVVLVTHAHMDHLNRPTLRKVARATKRLTGKGPIAIVPDGVADLLKGLGFSEVRTLKWWESNQVAGLKVTLTPCQHWGARMFKDTHRLFGGFVVEGGGQTIYHSGDTAYFAGFAEIGRRLGPIDVALLPIGAYFPDSYRAVHTSPEEGLQGFVDVGARWMVPMHFGTFKLGREPFDEPPIRLMAEARRRGIEDRVRVLGEGETLVVGGDEDEVKAGDVLYAGASNSA comes from the coding sequence ATGAGAAAGATCGCACAGCTCTGGAAGCTCGTTCAGGAGAGCCACGCCGAGCCCCTCAAGGGTGAGGCCGGCAAGCCAATCGCACTGCAGCAGGGGCAGGCCGGCGCGATGTTTCTCGGCCACTCATCGTTCCTCCTGGGCATCGGCGGAAAGAACGTGCTGGTGGACCCCGTCTTTGCCACGCGGCTGGTGCTGCTGAGGCGGCAACGCCGTGCAGGCGTAGAGATTGAGGATCTTCCAGCCATCGACGTGGTGCTCGTGACGCACGCCCACATGGACCACCTGAATCGCCCCACGCTGCGCAAGGTCGCTCGCGCGACGAAGCGGCTGACGGGCAAGGGACCGATTGCGATCGTGCCGGACGGCGTCGCGGACCTGCTGAAAGGGCTGGGATTCAGTGAGGTGCGGACGTTGAAGTGGTGGGAGTCGAACCAGGTCGCAGGCCTGAAGGTTACCCTGACCCCCTGTCAACACTGGGGTGCGCGCATGTTCAAGGATACCCACCGGCTCTTTGGCGGGTTTGTCGTGGAGGGTGGAGGCCAGACCATCTATCACTCCGGCGACACGGCTTACTTCGCCGGCTTCGCGGAGATTGGGCGCAGGCTCGGGCCCATCGACGTGGCGTTGTTGCCGATTGGAGCGTACTTCCCGGACAGCTATCGTGCCGTCCATACCAGCCCTGAAGAGGGCCTGCAAGGATTCGTGGACGTCGGCGCACGCTGGATGGTGCCCATGCACTTCGGGACCTTCAAGCTGGGCCGGGAGCCGTTCGACGAGCCTCCCATCCGATTGATGGCTGAGGCGAGACGGCGTGGGATCGAGGACCGCGTCAGAGTGCTCGGCGAAGGGGAGACGTTAGTAGTCGGCGGGGATGAAGATGAGGTTAAAGCGGGCGACGTTTTGTATGCAGGCGCATCCAATTCCGCATGA
- a CDS encoding aldo/keto reductase yields the protein MTTVAKTFKLGGDLEVNRLGFGAMRITGEGVWGPPKDPESAKMVLKRAVELGVNLIDTADAYGPDVSEQLIGDALAPYAKGVVIATKGGLTRQGPNKWLPVGRPEYLTQQVEMSLRFLKTDVIDLWQLHRIDAKVPVEESLGAIKKLQKAGKIKHVGLSEVKPHEIDQARKVIDIVSVQNQYNIGDRKHEDVVEYCTKHGIAFIPWYPVAAGELAKPGGKLDEAAKKHGASVSQLSLAWLLHHSPVILPIPGTSSIAHLEENVKASELSLSDAEWAEIESAAK from the coding sequence ATGACTACTGTAGCGAAGACGTTCAAGCTTGGCGGCGATCTCGAAGTAAACCGTCTCGGATTTGGTGCAATGCGGATCACAGGCGAAGGCGTCTGGGGACCGCCGAAGGACCCTGAAAGCGCGAAGATGGTCTTGAAGCGCGCGGTGGAATTGGGCGTCAACCTCATCGATACAGCCGATGCCTACGGGCCGGATGTAAGCGAACAGTTGATCGGGGACGCGCTCGCACCCTACGCTAAGGGCGTGGTCATCGCGACCAAGGGCGGACTGACCCGGCAGGGTCCCAACAAGTGGCTCCCCGTAGGCCGTCCGGAGTACCTGACCCAGCAGGTGGAGATGAGCTTGCGCTTCCTCAAGACGGATGTGATCGATCTCTGGCAGTTACACCGCATCGATGCGAAGGTGCCGGTCGAGGAATCGCTCGGCGCGATCAAGAAGCTCCAGAAGGCGGGCAAGATCAAGCACGTCGGACTTAGCGAGGTGAAGCCGCACGAGATCGATCAGGCCCGCAAGGTGATCGATATCGTCAGCGTGCAGAACCAGTACAACATCGGCGACCGCAAGCATGAGGACGTGGTGGAATACTGCACCAAGCACGGCATCGCCTTCATCCCGTGGTATCCGGTCGCGGCCGGTGAACTCGCCAAGCCGGGCGGCAAGCTGGACGAGGCGGCAAAGAAGCACGGCGCTTCGGTCAGCCAGCTTTCACTCGCCTGGCTGCTCCATCACTCGCCGGTCATTCTTCCCATCCCTGGAACCTCGTCGATCGCCCACCTGGAAGAGAACGTGAAGGCCTCAGAGCTCAGCCTCAGCGACGCGGAGTGGGCCGAGATCGAGTCCGCTGCGAAGTAA
- a CDS encoding DUF3606 domain-containing protein: MAQLPPHQEPLLSEPEHDGKHHHAPSHADEINPKLASDIHYWAQEFKVTGQILHEAIRVHGTSVAKVRSALEHHQVSLT; the protein is encoded by the coding sequence ATGGCTCAGCTTCCCCCGCACCAGGAACCACTGCTTTCAGAGCCGGAACACGACGGCAAGCACCACCACGCCCCATCCCACGCGGATGAGATCAATCCCAAGCTGGCGTCCGACATTCACTACTGGGCTCAGGAGTTCAAGGTAACCGGCCAGATCCTTCATGAGGCCATCCGCGTCCACGGCACGTCCGTCGCGAAGGTTCGCTCCGCCCTGGAACACCACCAAGTTAGCCTGACGTAA
- a CDS encoding DUF2218 domain-containing protein: MATENGVKYMKQLCRHWGHKFTVEFDETHGRIELPQTVCTLDVLPAALKVSLDVAGDGDLKRMETVVEEHVKRFAFNEELAFSWASEN, from the coding sequence GTGGCGACCGAAAACGGCGTCAAGTACATGAAGCAGCTTTGCAGGCATTGGGGCCACAAGTTCACCGTCGAGTTCGACGAGACGCACGGCCGCATTGAGCTTCCCCAGACCGTCTGCACCCTGGATGTTTTGCCGGCTGCATTGAAGGTATCGCTCGACGTGGCAGGGGATGGAGATCTGAAACGGATGGAAACGGTGGTCGAGGAACACGTTAAACGCTTTGCTTTCAACGAAGAGCTGGCATTTTCCTGGGCAAGCGAGAACTAA
- a CDS encoding glycoside hydrolase family 28 protein, with protein MKTGWLAAALLVAGAHGALAKTCDVKTMGAKGDGVTKDTEAIQKAIDTCTVVTLSGGKFLSGPLEIKSGVTLDVETGAMLLGSTDRADYKAATLMRQPTVLPFLHIVNADNVKITGGGTIDGQGKVWWDYVKGAKDAGVLGNDHPRPMGLLIDHSKHVTVENITIQNAGFWQVVPYYSDYLVFSHLRVLAPQRGAPNTDGIDPFSSSHIKIDHYFSSVGDDNIAIKSGAINSPGPDAPSEDIVITDCIFESGHGLSIGSEIAGGVHHVHAERISFKGTDQGIRVKANRDRGNDTSDLTFKDITMDDVRTSILISEYYPKAMPEGEVASAPITRLTPHFHDIHIENVKSVNSDWAGVIVGLPESPVTDISLKNVSIQAKKGMQIGYANVTLDGVTISSADGNPITKGAAAEISGK; from the coding sequence ATGAAAACTGGATGGCTGGCAGCAGCTTTGTTGGTAGCGGGGGCGCATGGAGCGCTGGCGAAAACCTGTGATGTGAAGACCATGGGCGCCAAAGGCGATGGCGTCACCAAGGATACGGAAGCGATCCAGAAGGCCATCGACACCTGCACGGTGGTGACGCTGAGCGGCGGCAAGTTTCTGAGCGGGCCGCTTGAGATCAAAAGCGGCGTGACCCTCGACGTAGAAACGGGGGCCATGCTCCTGGGCTCTACGGATCGTGCAGATTACAAGGCCGCAACGCTCATGCGCCAGCCTACGGTCCTACCATTTCTGCACATCGTCAACGCAGACAACGTAAAAATCACCGGCGGCGGCACGATCGACGGCCAAGGCAAGGTCTGGTGGGACTACGTGAAGGGCGCCAAGGACGCCGGGGTGCTGGGGAACGATCATCCCCGGCCCATGGGGCTGCTGATCGACCACTCCAAGCATGTGACGGTGGAGAATATCACGATCCAGAATGCAGGCTTCTGGCAGGTGGTGCCGTACTACTCCGATTACCTTGTTTTCAGCCATCTGCGGGTGCTTGCACCGCAGCGTGGAGCTCCGAATACGGATGGAATCGACCCGTTCAGCTCCAGCCATATCAAGATCGATCACTACTTTTCGAGCGTCGGCGACGACAACATCGCGATCAAATCCGGCGCGATCAACTCGCCCGGACCGGATGCGCCCAGCGAGGATATCGTGATTACGGACTGCATCTTCGAGTCCGGGCATGGACTTTCGATCGGAAGCGAGATCGCCGGCGGCGTGCACCATGTTCACGCGGAACGGATCAGCTTCAAGGGCACCGACCAGGGGATTCGCGTCAAGGCCAACCGTGACCGCGGCAACGATACGAGCGACCTGACCTTCAAGGACATCACGATGGACGACGTCCGCACATCGATCCTGATCAGCGAGTATTATCCGAAGGCCATGCCGGAGGGAGAGGTCGCAAGTGCGCCAATCACAAGGCTTACGCCGCACTTTCACGACATCCATATCGAAAACGTGAAGTCGGTCAACAGCGATTGGGCAGGCGTCATCGTTGGGCTACCGGAGTCGCCGGTGACGGATATCTCGTTGAAGAACGTCAGCATTCAGGCGAAGAAGGGAATGCAAATCGGCTACGCCAATGTAACTCTTGATGGCGTCACCATCTCCTCCGCCGACGGCAATCCCATCACCAAAGGCGCTGCGGCGGAAATTAGCGGGAAATAG
- a CDS encoding TlpA family protein disulfide reductase yields the protein MHSPIQPAALALLAALCVPVTAEPIAHSLTFQDRTGHSHTFDELRGHPAVINFWATWCGPCKEEMPRLQKLSESYAPQNVAFIAISLDAPDTRSRIDSVIQKRNFHLPIWTGATDATLTELKLGVLVPATLILDSDGEIIGKIEGEASEKDIRSRLTWALNGHQGKQPNVIQKNDW from the coding sequence ATGCACTCACCTATTCAACCCGCCGCCCTGGCCCTCCTCGCCGCGCTCTGCGTCCCCGTAACAGCCGAGCCCATCGCGCACTCGCTCACCTTCCAGGACCGCACCGGCCACTCCCACACCTTCGACGAGCTCCGCGGCCATCCCGCAGTGATCAACTTCTGGGCCACCTGGTGCGGTCCCTGCAAGGAGGAGATGCCGCGCCTGCAGAAGCTGTCGGAGTCCTACGCGCCCCAGAACGTCGCCTTCATCGCCATCTCGCTGGATGCACCGGACACCCGCTCCAGGATCGACTCCGTGATTCAGAAACGCAACTTCCATCTCCCCATCTGGACCGGCGCAACCGACGCCACGCTCACCGAACTCAAGCTCGGCGTGCTGGTTCCCGCCACCCTCATCCTGGACTCCGACGGCGAGATCATCGGCAAGATCGAAGGCGAAGCCAGTGAAAAAGACATTCGCTCCCGCCTCACCTGGGCCCTCAACGGCCACCAGGGCAAGCAGCCCAACGTGATCCAGAAGAACGATTGGTAA